A genomic window from Corticium candelabrum chromosome 8, ooCorCand1.1, whole genome shotgun sequence includes:
- the LOC134183817 gene encoding uncharacterized PE-PGRS family protein PE_PGRS36-like yields MGSGGGGGARDQDCCALPGGGGNGGGIVEIFTPAFIGSGGRISSCGAKGQDAGHNIEVKGGAQGGGGGGAGGSILLVTNFAGVPTNGSVSIDVRGGVGGKESDPSYYAPGGKGSSGRFTWHKLQMSESGPLSVH; encoded by the coding sequence ATGGGAAGTGGCGGTGGAGGCGGAGCCAGAGATCAAGACTGTTGCGCTTTACCGGGAGGTGGAGGAAACGGTGGTGGTATTGTAGAGATATTTACTCCTGCATTCATTGGATCGGGAGGAAGGATTAGTTCGTGTGGAGCTAAAGGGCAAGATGCCGGCCACAACATTGAAGTCAAGGGTGGAGCGCAAGGCGGTGGGGGCGGAGGAGCCGGTGGATCAATTCTGTTAGTTACCAATTTTGCTGGTGTTCCTACTAATGGATCTGTAAGTATAGACGTAAGAGGAGGAGTTGGAGGAAAAGAATCAGATCCAAGTTATTACGCACCTGGCGGGAAAGGATCATCTGGACGATTCACGTGGCACAAACTGCAGATGTCTGAAAGCGGACCACTGTCTGTacactaa